The Peribacillus sp. FSL P2-0133 genome has a segment encoding these proteins:
- a CDS encoding ferredoxin encodes MAKYTVVDQETCIACGACGAAAPEIFDYNDEGVAFVILDENEGTAEIAEDLFDDLDDAMEGCPTDSIKVETSPFKVLVD; translated from the coding sequence TTGGCTAAATATACAGTTGTTGATCAAGAAACTTGCATTGCTTGCGGTGCATGCGGCGCCGCTGCCCCGGAAATCTTTGATTACAATGATGAGGGGGTGGCATTTGTCATCCTGGATGAAAATGAAGGAACTGCAGAGATCGCGGAAGATTTGTTTGATGATCTGGATGATGCAATGGAAGGCTGCCCAACAGATTCAATTAAAGTTGAAACTTCGCCCTTTAAAGTTTTAGTGGATTAA
- a CDS encoding enoyl-CoA hydratase-related protein, with translation MNALQFIETSIEDGIGYIFLNRPKQLNALNRKMVREIVSSMEAFDLDPQVKVILLTGNGKAFSAGADIDEMANDNPINLELTNQFADWDRISLVKKPVIGAVKSFVFGGGFELALSCDFLIAASDTQFSFPEVTLGVMPGAGGTQRLTKLVGKMKALEWILSAERINAKTALQYGFINKIVAPELLMEESIDFARKIAKQPPLAVRLIKESVNKAVDLSLYEGMQFERKNFYILFASEDQKEGMKAFVEKRKPKFTGG, from the coding sequence ATGAATGCGCTTCAATTCATTGAAACGTCAATCGAGGACGGCATTGGTTATATCTTTTTAAATCGGCCGAAGCAATTGAATGCGCTTAACAGGAAAATGGTTAGGGAAATCGTTTCATCCATGGAGGCATTCGACCTCGACCCACAAGTGAAGGTGATTTTGCTGACGGGCAATGGAAAAGCATTTTCTGCTGGAGCTGATATTGACGAAATGGCTAACGACAATCCAATTAATCTGGAGTTAACGAACCAATTTGCCGATTGGGATCGAATTAGCCTAGTTAAGAAGCCTGTGATTGGTGCGGTGAAAAGTTTTGTATTCGGTGGTGGTTTTGAACTTGCTTTATCCTGCGATTTCTTGATTGCCGCCAGCGACACCCAGTTTTCCTTTCCGGAAGTGACTCTTGGAGTCATGCCTGGTGCAGGCGGAACGCAGAGGCTGACGAAATTGGTAGGCAAAATGAAGGCGCTTGAATGGATATTGTCGGCTGAAAGGATCAATGCTAAGACAGCTTTGCAATACGGTTTCATCAATAAGATCGTTGCTCCTGAATTGTTAATGGAAGAATCGATTGATTTTGCTAGAAAGATAGCAAAGCAACCTCCGTTAGCTGTAAGGCTGATTAAAGAATCCGTCAATAAAGCTGTTGATCTTTCCTTATATGAGGGTATGCAATTTGAACGAAAGAACTTCTATATTCTTTTTGCATCAGAAGACCAAAAAGAAGGAATGAAAGCATTTGTTGAAAAAAGAAAGCCTAAATTCACAGGCGGATAA
- the paaB gene encoding 1,2-phenylacetyl-CoA epoxidase subunit PaaB: METRQGNYFEEFEVFSRKTQSSPVQYHFSLLAPNEDIAIMMAQENFMRREAVDDIWVVKRQNIRKMTVEEKKTLQRIDNKDYRTTKGYGYLKKKWRKYEQGMLDEKEIMSWAGGVKNEE, from the coding sequence ATGGAAACTAGACAAGGAAATTACTTTGAAGAATTTGAAGTATTCAGCCGTAAAACGCAATCATCACCCGTTCAATACCACTTCAGCCTGCTGGCCCCAAATGAGGATATTGCCATCATGATGGCGCAAGAAAACTTCATGAGACGTGAAGCGGTTGATGATATCTGGGTCGTGAAAAGACAGAATATACGGAAAATGACGGTCGAGGAAAAGAAAACGCTTCAACGTATTGATAATAAAGATTACAGGACCACAAAAGGATACGGGTATTTAAAGAAAAAATGGCGGAAGTATGAGCAGGGAATGCTCGATGAAAAAGAGATAATGTCTTGGGCTGGAGGTGTAAAAAATGAGGAATGA
- a CDS encoding hotdog fold thioesterase yields MTTHLDQDIHELHYDQIKQVLVDEPYASFLGMRLTKLGPGTAEAELTPSDHMLNAHGTVHGAIIFSLADYVFAAASNSYGKIAVGVSNNINFLSAGKRGETLTARAKEIKKNHKLAWYKIDVLNERELIATMEAMVFRKNQYFVDKVEK; encoded by the coding sequence ATGACCACACATTTAGATCAGGATATTCACGAATTGCATTATGACCAAATCAAACAAGTACTGGTCGACGAACCATATGCTTCTTTTCTCGGGATGAGATTGACGAAACTCGGTCCCGGCACAGCGGAAGCAGAATTGACTCCAAGTGACCATATGCTCAATGCACATGGAACGGTTCACGGTGCCATTATCTTTTCACTTGCTGATTATGTGTTCGCAGCAGCCAGCAATTCATATGGCAAAATAGCGGTTGGCGTTTCAAATAACATCAACTTCTTATCAGCTGGCAAACGTGGTGAGACTTTAACCGCTAGAGCGAAAGAGATAAAGAAAAACCATAAACTGGCATGGTATAAAATAGACGTGTTAAATGAAAGGGAATTGATCGCTACCATGGAAGCGATGGTATTCAGGAAAAATCAATATTTCGTCGACAAAGTTGAAAAGTAA
- a CDS encoding DUF485 domain-containing protein has protein sequence MESTAKTGHSPSGHDSGNKYRQLIETEEFKYLLQKKKAFIVPVTLFFLTFYFVLPILAAYSEVLKGEAFFNITWAWVYALLQFAVVWLGGIVYIKKAAKYDKLAKNILKKYEKVLVE, from the coding sequence ATGGAATCAACAGCCAAAACTGGGCATTCACCATCAGGTCATGACAGCGGAAATAAGTATCGTCAATTAATTGAAACGGAAGAATTTAAGTATTTGCTTCAAAAGAAAAAAGCTTTCATCGTACCTGTCACTCTCTTCTTTCTTACTTTTTATTTTGTTCTGCCTATTTTAGCTGCTTATAGTGAAGTATTGAAAGGTGAAGCATTTTTCAATATTACTTGGGCGTGGGTATATGCACTTCTCCAATTTGCCGTCGTATGGTTAGGAGGAATTGTCTATATCAAAAAAGCGGCGAAGTACGACAAACTGGCTAAAAATATCTTAAAAAAATATGAGAAGGTGCTTGTCGAATGA
- a CDS encoding EthD family reductase, whose amino-acid sequence MVKLIALYKQPENKEEFDEHYFNVHGPITEKIPGLQKMEVTKIVGTPMGKDSEYHILCEMYYEDHDALQKGMRSPEGKASGKDLMGFAGKLVTMMIGEEIK is encoded by the coding sequence ATGGTAAAACTAATCGCCCTTTATAAACAACCTGAAAACAAGGAAGAATTCGATGAGCACTACTTCAATGTACATGGTCCGATAACGGAAAAAATTCCTGGTCTTCAAAAAATGGAGGTCACTAAAATAGTCGGGACACCAATGGGCAAAGACTCTGAGTATCACATTCTATGTGAAATGTATTATGAAGACCATGATGCACTGCAAAAAGGAATGCGTTCTCCGGAAGGCAAAGCATCAGGGAAAGACTTAATGGGCTTTGCGGGGAAACTTGTAACGATGATGATCGGCGAAGAAATAAAATGA
- a CDS encoding cation acetate symporter, with product MSILSLTLFLGIILLTLTITYYSSKKTKNASDFYTAGGGLTAWQNGLAVAGDFMSAASFLGITGAIALIGFDGFYMSIGNLVAFLVLLYLVSEPLRNLGKFTLADMISARFKSKKVRGIAAANTLVISIFYMIAQLVGAGGLIKLLLGIDYWLSVLLVGVLMTIYVIFGGMRATSWVQITKAVLLLGGSAVLTFIVFSRFNFNISEMFHHVQTATPLGKEFLNPGNKYTDGLDMISFNMSLVLGAAGLPHLLVRFFTVKDAATARKSVVYSTWFIGIFFIMTIFLGFGAASFVGFERIVAANSAGNMAAPLLALTMGGEFLFAFVSAVAFATILAVVSGLVLTSASAFAHDIYGEIIKEGKITEKQQILVARMASVGVAVISILLALFAQSMNVAFLSVLALGIAASANLPIILCTIYWKRFNATGAITGMLFGLLSSIILVMLSPNVWNPEPGMGIFTGNPLFTMSNPTIFTVPLGFIGAYLGTILSKTKDEENSFPEVLFKSNTGYGISSAKDH from the coding sequence ATGAGCATTTTATCCCTCACACTATTTTTGGGCATCATTTTGTTAACGCTTACAATAACCTATTACTCTTCTAAGAAAACGAAAAATGCCAGTGACTTTTATACTGCCGGCGGCGGATTGACAGCATGGCAAAACGGATTGGCCGTAGCAGGTGACTTTATGTCAGCCGCTTCTTTCCTGGGAATTACAGGTGCAATCGCACTGATTGGTTTCGATGGCTTTTACATGAGCATCGGGAACCTTGTTGCCTTTCTTGTCTTATTGTACCTTGTGTCGGAACCACTTCGCAATCTAGGTAAGTTTACGCTGGCAGACATGATTTCAGCACGCTTCAAATCAAAAAAAGTGCGAGGGATAGCTGCCGCCAATACACTTGTCATTTCAATCTTTTACATGATTGCACAACTTGTTGGTGCAGGGGGATTAATTAAACTGCTGCTCGGCATCGATTATTGGCTATCCGTCCTACTTGTCGGTGTACTGATGACGATTTATGTAATTTTCGGCGGGATGAGAGCGACAAGCTGGGTGCAGATCACCAAAGCGGTTCTCTTACTAGGCGGTTCCGCTGTGCTGACGTTCATCGTATTTTCCCGTTTTAATTTCAACATTTCAGAGATGTTCCATCATGTCCAAACTGCAACACCACTCGGAAAGGAATTCTTGAATCCTGGAAATAAATACACCGATGGACTCGACATGATTTCATTTAATATGTCGCTTGTCCTTGGAGCAGCAGGCCTTCCGCATTTACTCGTCCGCTTCTTTACAGTAAAGGACGCAGCTACCGCAAGGAAATCCGTCGTATATTCCACATGGTTTATAGGGATATTTTTCATCATGACGATTTTCCTTGGTTTCGGTGCTGCATCTTTCGTCGGTTTTGAGCGGATCGTCGCTGCAAACTCGGCTGGAAACATGGCCGCGCCCCTTCTTGCATTAACCATGGGCGGTGAATTTTTATTCGCATTCGTTTCTGCTGTGGCATTTGCCACGATTTTAGCGGTTGTATCCGGTCTTGTTTTAACGTCGGCATCCGCTTTTGCACATGATATATACGGTGAAATCATCAAGGAAGGAAAGATTACGGAAAAACAGCAAATACTCGTCGCCCGAATGGCTTCTGTCGGCGTAGCTGTCATTTCAATTTTACTCGCTTTATTTGCACAATCAATGAATGTCGCTTTTCTTTCAGTCCTTGCGCTTGGAATTGCTGCAAGTGCCAATTTACCGATCATCCTTTGCACAATATATTGGAAACGCTTCAACGCAACCGGAGCGATCACAGGAATGTTATTCGGGTTACTCAGTTCCATCATACTGGTCATGCTCAGTCCCAATGTATGGAACCCGGAACCTGGAATGGGTATTTTCACAGGCAATCCCCTCTTCACGATGAGTAACCCGACCATTTTCACCGTACCGCTTGGCTTTATTGGAGCCTACTTAGGTACAATCTTGTCAAAGACAAAAGATGAGGAAAACAGTTTTCCTGAAGTACTGTTCAAATCTAACACCGGATATGGGATAAGTTCAGCAAAAGACCATTAA
- the paaD gene encoding 1,2-phenylacetyl-CoA epoxidase subunit PaaD: MSTIQLNTEEIYKLLEDVKDPEIDTVSILDLGMVEDVTVSGQDVSVKMLPTFLGCPALSIIQKNVETALRELPAVRNVNVEFLRSPSWTSDRITEKGKAGLKVFGISPPPRQMKSDGSWHVDCPYCESTYVTMENIFGPTACRSILYCKSCKNPFEAMKPMIKMI; this comes from the coding sequence ATGTCGACCATACAGTTAAACACAGAAGAAATTTATAAGCTCCTGGAAGACGTTAAAGATCCCGAAATCGATACAGTAAGTATCCTGGATTTGGGGATGGTTGAAGACGTGACGGTTTCGGGCCAGGACGTTTCGGTAAAAATGCTGCCAACTTTTCTTGGGTGCCCGGCATTGTCGATCATCCAAAAAAATGTGGAAACAGCCCTTCGAGAGCTGCCTGCCGTAAGAAATGTAAATGTGGAATTTTTACGTTCCCCTTCGTGGACATCCGATCGAATTACGGAAAAAGGGAAAGCTGGATTGAAGGTTTTCGGAATCTCCCCTCCTCCTCGACAAATGAAAAGTGATGGATCATGGCATGTGGATTGCCCGTATTGTGAATCAACTTATGTCACGATGGAAAATATATTCGGCCCAACGGCTTGCCGCAGCATTTTATACTGCAAATCGTGTAAAAATCCGTTCGAAGCGATGAAACCGATGATAAAAATGATCTAA
- the paaA gene encoding 1,2-phenylacetyl-CoA epoxidase subunit PaaA has translation MNVLLNDMAGEEKLNQFIARIEAGEKIEADDWMPEEYRGTLIKLISMHGISEIMGALPEKEWVPKAPTLNRKLGIMAKVQDEMGHGQLLLRVAEDLLKPYGKKRDDLMQDLFKGDLKFHNVFHMEAKSWGDAGLIGWLVDGAAIISQTNMLGASYGPYARALQRICAEEVFHAQHGEAIIMALAEGTEEQRKLVQDSIDYWWESLLLFFGPPSKNEVGTSKQDITIKYRIRTSTNEELRQAFFSKYVKRILSLGFSIPDETLRFDKASESWIYKQPDWGKLKVFARNEGPRSQDRLSLRRISYENNKWVREALAPKVI, from the coding sequence ATGAACGTTCTTTTAAATGATATGGCAGGAGAAGAAAAGCTCAATCAATTCATTGCCAGAATCGAAGCAGGAGAAAAGATAGAAGCGGATGATTGGATGCCGGAAGAATACCGGGGCACTTTAATCAAGTTAATATCGATGCATGGAATCAGTGAAATCATGGGGGCTCTTCCAGAAAAGGAATGGGTGCCTAAAGCCCCGACCTTAAATAGAAAACTTGGAATCATGGCAAAGGTGCAGGATGAAATGGGGCATGGGCAATTATTACTTCGGGTAGCCGAGGATTTGCTAAAGCCGTACGGAAAAAAACGGGATGACCTAATGCAAGATTTGTTTAAAGGAGATTTAAAGTTTCATAATGTTTTCCATATGGAAGCCAAATCCTGGGGCGATGCTGGATTGATTGGCTGGCTGGTTGATGGTGCGGCCATCATTTCCCAGACGAACATGCTTGGCGCCTCATACGGACCTTATGCCCGGGCGTTACAAAGGATTTGCGCGGAAGAAGTTTTTCACGCCCAACATGGTGAAGCGATAATCATGGCTTTGGCTGAAGGGACGGAAGAACAAAGGAAATTGGTTCAAGACTCCATCGATTATTGGTGGGAATCTTTATTACTTTTCTTTGGACCTCCCAGCAAGAATGAAGTGGGTACATCCAAACAGGATATAACGATTAAGTACAGAATCAGAACCAGTACGAATGAAGAGCTTCGACAAGCCTTTTTTTCTAAATATGTGAAGCGGATCCTTTCACTCGGTTTTAGCATTCCCGATGAAACGCTTAGGTTTGATAAAGCATCTGAATCCTGGATTTACAAACAACCCGATTGGGGGAAATTGAAGGTGTTCGCAAGGAATGAAGGCCCCCGTTCGCAGGATCGCTTAAGCCTTCGAAGAATTTCTTATGAAAATAATAAATGGGTACGTGAGGCGTTGGCGCCAAAGGTCATCTAA
- a CDS encoding AMP-binding protein: MYNPEIETASRAEMASLQLARLKKTISHVYENVPYYREKFREMGLGPEDIQTLNDVIKLPFTKKQTLRDQYPFGLFAVPMEDVTRIHGSSGTSGKPTIVGYTKNDLENWATIVARGIVAAGGRKSDIFHNAYGYGLFTGGLGLHCGAEKLGVATVPISGGNTDRQITIINDFKPRGICGTPTYILNIAEKMEEMGIDPADNGLEYGIFGAEPWSEEMRATLERKLNLKAIDIYGLSEIMGPGVAIECHEAQDGLHIAEDHFLVEVINPDTLEPVEDGEDGELVFTSLTKEALPIIRYRTGDIASITHEPCKCGRTTTRMSRVKGRTDDMIIVRGVNVFPSEIERVLFQMEGIVPHYQIHLVKKGKMDGVELHIEIESGFYREIEEDLTHGNVEILRKTIQHHLKSACLVTMDVVVNIPKSIPRSEGKAIRVVDKRKDEVISL, encoded by the coding sequence ATGTACAATCCGGAAATTGAAACGGCTTCGCGTGCTGAAATGGCAAGTTTACAATTGGCTCGCCTAAAAAAAACGATAAGCCATGTATATGAAAATGTACCTTATTACAGAGAAAAATTTAGGGAGATGGGCCTAGGACCAGAAGATATACAAACCCTAAACGATGTAATAAAGCTTCCCTTTACAAAAAAACAGACTCTTCGTGATCAGTATCCATTCGGTTTATTCGCCGTTCCGATGGAGGATGTCACACGAATTCATGGTTCATCCGGAACAAGCGGAAAGCCTACAATTGTCGGGTATACGAAAAATGATTTGGAAAACTGGGCAACAATCGTCGCACGTGGAATTGTAGCAGCAGGAGGTCGCAAGTCAGATATTTTCCATAACGCATATGGATATGGTCTGTTTACAGGGGGCCTTGGTTTGCATTGCGGTGCAGAAAAGCTAGGAGTTGCGACAGTGCCCATTTCAGGTGGGAATACCGATCGGCAGATTACCATCATCAATGATTTTAAACCGCGCGGCATTTGTGGAACCCCTACTTATATTTTGAATATCGCCGAAAAGATGGAAGAGATGGGAATTGATCCTGCAGATAATGGGCTTGAGTATGGGATTTTCGGAGCTGAGCCATGGTCAGAGGAAATGAGGGCAACACTTGAGAGAAAACTGAATTTGAAAGCCATTGATATTTACGGACTAAGTGAAATCATGGGGCCCGGAGTCGCAATAGAATGCCATGAAGCACAGGATGGATTGCATATCGCAGAAGACCATTTTCTTGTCGAGGTCATTAACCCGGACACGCTTGAACCAGTGGAGGACGGCGAAGATGGGGAACTTGTCTTTACCAGCCTTACAAAGGAAGCGCTGCCAATCATTCGTTATCGGACGGGTGATATCGCCTCAATTACCCATGAACCGTGTAAATGCGGGCGGACCACAACTAGAATGTCCCGTGTTAAAGGCAGAACGGATGATATGATAATAGTCAGGGGAGTGAATGTATTTCCTTCTGAAATTGAGCGTGTATTATTCCAAATGGAGGGAATTGTGCCTCATTATCAGATTCATCTCGTTAAGAAGGGGAAAATGGACGGTGTTGAACTGCATATTGAAATTGAAAGCGGTTTCTATAGGGAGATTGAAGAAGACTTAACGCATGGGAATGTAGAGATATTAAGGAAAACGATTCAGCATCATTTGAAATCCGCATGTCTTGTAACGATGGATGTTGTTGTCAACATTCCAAAAAGCATACCACGTTCAGAAGGAAAAGCAATTCGTGTCGTTGATAAGCGGAAGGATGAAGTCATTAGTTTATAA
- the paaC gene encoding 1,2-phenylacetyl-CoA epoxidase subunit PaaC, protein MRNESLKDIAIKELLLQLADDDFIHSYRGAEWLGLAPHIEEDVASASISQDTMGHAAIYYKLLDELGEDDADKLAHDRPAKERRNAIILELVNGPGYYLKDPEYDWAFAVVRNYFYTQAKAIKVQSLHSCSYEPLAEVAQKVQMELYYHLMHWKTWFVQLLGSGHLEAVSRMKAAIGKTMPDFAGVFSLGQYGEEMVELGLIEGEADLQKKWIEAITPIFESVGLATTIEIGMARGDGRNGQHTEDLEKALETLSEVYATDKAASW, encoded by the coding sequence ATGAGGAATGAATCATTGAAGGACATCGCAATCAAGGAATTGCTGCTTCAACTGGCGGACGATGACTTCATCCATTCATACCGTGGTGCAGAATGGCTTGGACTCGCACCGCATATCGAAGAAGATGTTGCATCCGCTTCGATTTCTCAAGACACGATGGGGCATGCAGCCATATATTATAAATTGCTGGATGAACTCGGTGAAGACGATGCAGATAAATTGGCTCACGACCGTCCTGCCAAGGAACGGCGCAATGCGATCATTCTCGAGTTGGTCAATGGTCCTGGTTACTATTTGAAAGATCCGGAATATGATTGGGCGTTTGCGGTAGTGCGGAATTATTTTTATACCCAAGCCAAAGCGATTAAGGTTCAATCCCTTCATTCATGTTCATATGAACCGCTTGCTGAGGTGGCACAAAAGGTACAGATGGAACTTTACTATCATTTGATGCACTGGAAAACATGGTTCGTCCAATTGCTGGGATCTGGTCACTTGGAAGCGGTTTCGAGAATGAAAGCGGCGATTGGGAAAACAATGCCGGATTTTGCCGGCGTATTTTCACTTGGACAATATGGAGAGGAAATGGTGGAGCTTGGCTTGATAGAAGGCGAAGCTGACTTACAGAAAAAATGGATTGAGGCTATCACCCCAATTTTTGAAAGTGTAGGCTTAGCAACAACTATTGAAATAGGCATGGCAAGAGGTGATGGTCGTAATGGCCAGCATACGGAAGATTTGGAAAAGGCGCTAGAAACGTTAAGTGAAGTGTACGCAACCGATAAAGCAGCTTCATGGTGA